In Procambarus clarkii isolate CNS0578487 chromosome 36, FALCON_Pclarkii_2.0, whole genome shotgun sequence, one DNA window encodes the following:
- the LOC123756172 gene encoding probable G-protein coupled receptor No18: MDRSEVRHRLQIDVSAFNSSEIVASGNANFSHVSGWWSGWEGVTLATLQVGVFVVGLLGNVTVVASVWRRGTGKQHQQQPAAHRHALLLSLALADLLVTLLCLPAAATSLLRFPWAAPWVLCPLLSAAQSTAHAASTLSLTLLALDRYLTVRWPKLAPRVSAVTVQLLVALWLVAAVVALPRGLTATLLAPGPECQEAWHLPAARAVYHTAVAAFIHLLPCAAVLVFHAAVAASLRRRSADDTRMNLRPRQVIIMARDCSLGGANNHKIVAASSSGDSANEDDERAAFDLQGAAICQVTRDAGKGRGPQPPPRAVPTMKPARDVHTIIRAHRRMRMRGPANAASIFTSYRGHSVETRRRLARLLVALGAVFAACWCPYVVALVVWAFRESPATRHALDVTLVLGHAHSAINPVVYWLMNRAFLSSLHRLLCTHLRFPEGLSCAGCARPACLTRQSAPWAGNSSTNEDNLGPFHPKYLNPHALRPQASRCTSQYFH; encoded by the coding sequence GGATGGTGGAGCGGGTGGGAGGGCGTGACGCTGGCCACGCTGCAGGTGGGCGTCTTCGTGGTGGGTCTCTTGGGCAACGTCACTGTTGTGGCCTCCGTCTGGCGCAGAGGAACCGgcaagcagcatcagcagcagccggCCGCTCATCGGCACGCCCTTCTGCTGTCTCTAGCGCTGGCGGACCTGCTGGTGACGCTGCTGTGTCTGCCGGCTGCTGCCACCAGTCTCCTCAGGTTCCCCTGGGCAGCACCGTGGGTACTGTGCCCACTCTTGTCTGCTGCACAGAGCACTGCTCACGCTgcctccacactctccctcacgctCCTGGCCCTCGACCGCTACCTCACAGTACGGTGGCCCAAGTTGGCCCCGCGCGTGTCTGCCGTCACCGTGCAGCTGCTGGTGGcactgtggctggtggcggcggtggtggcactGCCCCGCGGCTTGACTGCCACCCTGCTGGCGCCGGGGCCAGAGTGCCAGGAGGCCTGGCACCTCCCCGCAGCCCGCGCTGTTTACCACACAGCGGTGGCCGCATTCATCCACCTGCTGCCCTGCGCTGCTGTGCTGGTCTTCCACGCTGCGGTGGCTGCATCGCTAAGGCGTCGGAGCGCCGACGACACCAGGATGAACCTGCGGCCGCGGCAAGTGATCATCATGGCGCGGGACTGCAGCTTGGGAGGGGCCAACAACCACAAAATCGTCGCTGCCTCGTCCAGCGGAGACTCTGCCAACGAGGATGATGAGAGGGCAGCCTTCGACCTGCAGGGGGCTGCCATCTGCCAGGTCACGAGGGACGCGGGTAAGGGCAGGGGGCCGCAGCCGCCGCCCAGGGCAGTGCCCACCATGAAGCCCGCAAGAGACGTCCACACCATCATCCGCGCTCACCGACGAATGCGCATGCGCGGGCCCGCCAACGCCGCTTCCATCTTCACCTCATACCGCGGGCATTCCGTGGAAACCCGCAGGCGGCTGGCGCGGCTTCTGGTGGCACTGGGGGCGGTGTTCGCGGCGTGTTGGTGCCCTTACGTAGTGGCACTTGTGGTGTGGGCGTTCCGAGAGTCCCCCGCCACCCGCCACGCCCTAGACGTGACCCTGGTGCTTGGCCACGCCCACTCCGCCATTAACCCAGTGGTCTACTGGCTCATGAACCGCGCCTTCCTCTCCTCCCTACACCGCCTCCTGTGCACCCACCTGCGCTTCCCCGAGGGACTGTCATGCGCAGGGTGCGCACGACCCGCATGCCTCACGCGCCAGTCTGCGCCGTGGGCGGGCAATTCCTCCACTAACGAGGACAACCTCGGACCCTTCCACCCTAAGTATCTGAACCCACACGCTCTGAGACCTCAGGCGTCACGCTGCACCTCTCAGTACTTCCACTGA